From Methanococcus maripaludis, one genomic window encodes:
- a CDS encoding RimK family alpha-L-glutamate ligase gives MGKFGVFVDRQTLSSSNQLQSLIRFRDIAESMGHEFYFLFPNEIHKIKTLDGLFIRSKTDPMNISYVASRIAELNGVRVIDDSKSIQICADKINMYLHMMKNDVPIPKTKFLKKSENNIENLKSITEEIGLPLIVKEPSTSFSMRVEKVTSLEEFSKVASRFLRLSDILVAQEFIESRFDWRVGILNGEVIYACKYLIPKETFKIQDCVDGHRVYCMVESVMYDEVPKKVINTALKAANAVGTGLYGVDLKENSGKVYVIEVNDNPSLETTEDEFYPEAYSKIVSYIMDDSRRKFPSARANFSEAIDLDGVANDRN, from the coding sequence ATGGGAAAATTTGGAGTATTTGTTGATAGACAAACCCTTAGTAGTTCAAATCAACTCCAATCTTTAATCAGATTCCGGGATATTGCAGAATCAATGGGCCACGAGTTTTATTTTCTGTTCCCAAATGAGATACATAAAATAAAAACATTAGACGGTCTTTTTATTCGTTCTAAAACCGATCCAATGAATATAAGCTACGTAGCATCAAGAATTGCAGAATTAAATGGTGTAAGGGTAATTGACGATTCAAAGTCAATTCAAATCTGTGCTGATAAGATAAACATGTATTTGCACATGATGAAAAATGACGTACCGATTCCAAAAACCAAATTTTTAAAGAAATCTGAAAACAACATTGAAAACTTAAAAAGCATTACTGAAGAAATTGGGCTTCCTTTAATCGTAAAAGAGCCATCAACCTCCTTTTCAATGCGAGTTGAAAAAGTAACGTCTTTGGAAGAATTTTCAAAAGTAGCTTCCAGATTTTTGAGACTTTCGGATATTTTAGTTGCACAGGAATTTATAGAAAGTAGATTTGACTGGAGAGTTGGAATTTTAAACGGTGAAGTAATTTATGCTTGCAAATACTTAATTCCAAAAGAAACTTTCAAGATACAGGACTGCGTGGATGGGCACAGGGTATACTGCATGGTTGAAAGCGTGATGTATGATGAAGTTCCAAAAAAAGTTATAAACACAGCGTTAAAAGCTGCAAATGCTGTTGGAACGGGTCTTTATGGTGTTGATTTAAAAGAAAATTCAGGAAAAGTTTATGTAATTGAGGTAAATGATAATCCGTCACTTGAAACAACGGAGGACGAATTTTACCCTGAAGCGTATTCTAAAATTGTATCGTATATTATGGATGATTCAAGACGGAAATTTCCAAGTGCAAGGGCAAATTTTTCAGAAGCAATTGACCTAGATGGTGTAGCAAATGATAGGAACTGA
- a CDS encoding glutamate-cysteine ligase family protein codes for MIGTEHEYSINNSDLKAMPISDLIIEEISGKIQNEFSFETVGISKELQKHVIEFKPNHPSESISNLETQIVTGLKSFYEKTNNQYKLLGLGMHPTLNLSETSFWNHDEREVFDTYDRVFNLRQHGWMNIQALQVNIEYSSEEDLVRKHNKLRTLLPYLVAITASSPIIEGQVTGYMDNRLLYYKKNQKEIPEICGNLIPEKLNKSSDYEKLLEKMYVELRKKDAEVLCEEWVNSRALIIRRERKCVEIKIMDEQESVHADMAVSAFINCLLRVNDLKVAEDDETIIELTDMAIKSGTKKLKAELESLYKKAFAVATDEEKSYLIHIQNRIQNGNLSEVILKKYNSEKDILKILAEAESCLRENKTMF; via the coding sequence ATGATAGGAACTGAACACGAATATTCCATCAACAATTCGGATCTAAAAGCAATGCCAATTTCAGACTTAATAATCGAAGAAATTTCTGGAAAAATACAAAATGAATTTTCTTTCGAGACAGTTGGTATTTCAAAAGAATTACAAAAACACGTAATTGAATTTAAACCAAATCACCCTTCAGAAAGTATTTCAAATCTCGAAACTCAGATTGTGACTGGTTTAAAAAGTTTTTACGAAAAGACCAATAATCAGTACAAATTATTGGGTCTTGGAATGCACCCCACTTTAAATTTATCGGAAACTTCATTTTGGAACCACGATGAAAGAGAAGTTTTCGATACATATGACAGAGTATTTAACTTAAGACAGCACGGTTGGATGAATATTCAGGCTTTGCAGGTAAATATTGAATATTCAAGTGAAGAAGATCTCGTTAGAAAGCACAACAAACTTAGAACACTCCTCCCGTACCTTGTAGCAATAACTGCATCTTCTCCAATAATTGAAGGGCAGGTAACTGGGTATATGGATAACCGTCTATTATATTACAAAAAAAATCAGAAAGAAATTCCCGAAATCTGCGGAAATTTAATACCTGAAAAACTTAACAAATCGTCTGATTATGAAAAACTCCTTGAAAAAATGTACGTAGAACTTAGAAAAAAAGATGCAGAAGTTTTATGCGAAGAATGGGTAAATTCAAGGGCTTTAATTATACGACGTGAAAGAAAATGTGTTGAAATAAAAATAATGGATGAACAGGAATCGGTTCATGCAGATATGGCTGTTTCAGCATTTATAAACTGTCTTTTAAGAGTTAATGATTTAAAAGTAGCAGAAGACGACGAAACAATTATTGAATTAACAGATATGGCAATAAAATCTGGAACAAAGAAGTTAAAAGCAGAATTGGAATCGCTTTATAAAAAAGCATTTGCTGTTGCAACAGATGAAGAAAAATCTTATTTAATTCACATCCAAAACAGGATCCAAAATGGAAATCTTTCCGAAGTTATTCTTAAAAAATATAATTCTGAAAAAGATATTTTAAAAATATTGGCAGAAGCAGAATCCTGTTTAAGAGAAAATAAAACGATGTTTTAG
- a CDS encoding 30S ribosomal protein S24e, whose translation MDISIISDKNNPLLYRREIKFTVSFDAATPSIKDVKMKLVAVLNADKKVLVVDTLDQIFGKLEAEGYAKIYNDEKAMATIETKSVLEKNKIEEEAEAEVAEE comes from the coding sequence ATGGATATAAGCATTATCTCAGACAAAAATAACCCATTATTATACAGAAGGGAAATAAAATTCACAGTATCCTTTGATGCAGCTACCCCTTCAATCAAAGACGTAAAAATGAAACTTGTTGCAGTTTTAAACGCAGACAAAAAAGTTCTCGTAGTTGACACATTAGATCAGATTTTTGGTAAATTGGAAGCAGAAGGTTACGCAAAAATCTACAACGATGAAAAAGCAATGGCAACAATCGAAACAAAATCCGTTTTAGAAAAAAACAAAATTGAAGAAGAAGCAGAAGCTGAAGTAGCGGAGGAATAA
- a CDS encoding DNA-directed RNA polymerase, with the protein MYKILKISDTVRIPPKMFGNPLSENVKRVLMEKYEGILDKDVGFILSIVDVDNVSEGSIIYGDGAAYHETEFNVLTYVPELQEVVDGEIVDVVEFGAFVRLGPLDGLIHISQIMDDFVSFDPKREAIIGKETGKVLEKGDKVRARIVAVSLREEKKRGSKIALTMRQNGLGRLEWLEEENETVSEEN; encoded by the coding sequence TTGTATAAAATTTTAAAAATTTCTGATACCGTAAGAATTCCCCCTAAAATGTTTGGAAACCCTTTAAGCGAAAACGTAAAAAGAGTTTTAATGGAAAAATACGAAGGAATTCTTGATAAGGACGTCGGATTTATCCTTTCGATTGTTGATGTGGATAACGTAAGCGAAGGAAGCATAATTTACGGAGACGGTGCAGCATACCACGAAACAGAATTTAATGTGCTCACATACGTTCCAGAACTTCAAGAAGTAGTTGATGGGGAAATCGTCGATGTTGTTGAGTTCGGTGCTTTTGTAAGACTTGGCCCTCTTGATGGTTTAATCCACATCTCACAAATTATGGATGACTTTGTAAGCTTTGACCCAAAAAGAGAAGCAATTATTGGAAAAGAAACAGGCAAAGTTTTAGAAAAAGGCGATAAAGTAAGAGCTAGAATTGTTGCAGTAAGTTTGAGGGAAGAGAAGAAAAGGGGCAGCAAAATAGCTTTAACAATGAGACAGAACGGTCTTGGAAGACTCGAGTGGCTCGAAGAGGAAAATGAAACAGTAAGTGAAGAAAATTAA
- a CDS encoding DUF378 domain-containing protein, giving the protein MEGEQHIEKRPSIVSQTHSRKDALDWVSIVLVIIGGLNWGLVGAFNIDLIQVVFGSFPTVARILYILVGLSAIYMIYYASKT; this is encoded by the coding sequence ATGGAAGGTGAACAACACATTGAAAAAAGGCCCAGTATCGTCTCACAGACCCACTCACGAAAAGATGCGCTAGATTGGGTATCTATTGTTTTGGTAATAATCGGGGGACTTAACTGGGGATTAGTTGGGGCTTTTAATATAGACCTTATTCAAGTGGTATTTGGAAGTTTCCCAACAGTTGCAAGAATTTTATATATTCTTGTCGGACTATCTGCAATATACATGATTTACTATGCTTCAAAAACTTAA
- a CDS encoding RimK-like ATPgrasp N-terminal domain-containing protein, whose product MSHTTIKDGIDCLISKDYFYKTESYYELILKEISGKNKVFPSSNDVLDAYIVPVTLKRAELSGIPIMEWEISSGDVPNPAIVYSVNYFSDPSTYYIVKNREESKRISKHVTNCGKYPLCYQKVPENFEMGNFSILFGQACTENEHIKQLANKIYQTFKIPLINALFVFIDDKIFLSSLSPVNVSKLSKEEKIMIEKTLLVD is encoded by the coding sequence ATGTCTCATACTACAATAAAAGACGGAATAGACTGTTTAATAAGCAAAGATTATTTTTACAAAACTGAAAGTTACTACGAACTGATATTAAAAGAGATATCTGGAAAAAATAAGGTTTTTCCAAGTAGTAATGATGTATTGGATGCATATATTGTTCCAGTAACACTTAAAAGGGCAGAGCTTTCAGGAATACCTATTATGGAATGGGAAATTTCTTCGGGAGATGTTCCAAATCCTGCGATTGTTTACTCAGTAAATTATTTTTCAGATCCTTCAACATATTATATCGTTAAAAATCGGGAAGAATCTAAGCGAATATCAAAACACGTAACAAACTGCGGAAAATATCCGCTATGTTATCAAAAAGTTCCTGAAAATTTTGAAATGGGGAATTTTTCAATATTATTTGGACAGGCATGCACAGAAAATGAACATATAAAACAGCTGGCGAATAAAATCTATCAAACATTTAAAATTCCGCTAATTAATGCTTTATTTGTATTTATCGACGATAAAATATTTCTTTCGTCCTTATCACCTGTAAACGTATCAAAACTTTCAAAAGAAGAAAAAATAATGATCGAAAAGACTTTGTTGGTGGATTAA
- a CDS encoding GTP-dependent dephospho-CoA kinase family protein, whose amino-acid sequence MYLLTDEVARELKKPFGKVYKELPSIDGKVVSIGDVTTKHLLSNGIIPNLSILDFKTKRNIPVNIPHKFKTIFEVENPQGCISDEAIERIKYLSTIHDRDMALIIKGEEDLLTIPVIKYFPEDTSVIYGQPDEGMVLLKITDELKQKIEKLLKDMEER is encoded by the coding sequence ATGTATTTATTAACCGACGAAGTAGCGCGCGAATTGAAAAAACCTTTCGGAAAAGTATATAAGGAACTTCCCAGTATAGATGGAAAGGTCGTTTCTATTGGTGATGTTACTACAAAACACCTTTTATCGAATGGTATAATACCAAACTTATCAATTTTGGACTTTAAAACTAAAAGAAATATTCCTGTTAACATTCCTCACAAATTTAAAACAATTTTTGAGGTTGAAAATCCTCAGGGGTGCATTTCTGATGAAGCCATAGAAAGGATTAAATACCTTTCCACCATACATGATAGAGATATGGCTTTAATCATTAAGGGTGAAGAAGACTTACTTACAATACCTGTAATAAAGTACTTCCCCGAGGATACCTCAGTCATTTACGGACAGCCTGACGAAGGCATGGTACTGTTAAAAATCACAGACGAACTGAAACAGAAAATTGAAAAACTTCTAAAAGACATGGAAGAAAGGTGA
- a CDS encoding flavodoxin codes for MDGKKLVIYYSLFENTEYVAKLISENTGAELLKIETVTEIPKKGFTMFLELGRFLLFRKMPEIKEISLNLDDYDIIYIGTPVWAGNMAAPLKTFFSKYKFAGKKVAVFCTAGKTIGNTLENMKKELVDNEIIGGTIFLDVLNHKEETEKYVKEWLSTMYRSKED; via the coding sequence ATGGATGGAAAAAAACTTGTGATATATTACTCACTTTTTGAAAATACTGAATATGTAGCTAAACTTATTTCAGAAAACACAGGTGCAGAATTATTAAAAATTGAAACTGTAACTGAAATTCCAAAAAAAGGATTTACAATGTTTTTAGAACTTGGCAGGTTTTTATTGTTTAGAAAAATGCCTGAAATAAAAGAAATATCTCTAAATTTAGATGATTATGACATTATATATATTGGAACTCCAGTATGGGCTGGAAATATGGCAGCTCCATTAAAGACATTTTTTTCAAAATACAAATTTGCAGGAAAAAAAGTTGCGGTATTCTGCACTGCTGGAAAAACTATTGGAAATACACTTGAAAATATGAAAAAAGAACTAGTTGACAACGAAATTATTGGCGGAACCATATTTTTAGATGTATTAAACCACAAAGAAGAAACTGAAAAATACGTAAAAGAATGGTTAAGTACTATGTACCGATCAAAAGAAGATTAA
- a CDS encoding MBL fold metallo-hydrolase, whose translation MELYFRGGASEVGRSCVEVKTEKSTVLFDCGVKLSSEESEYPILDNLNADCVFASHAHLDHTGGIPVLIRKGMVPAIYATEVTKAISKELLRDSIKIAGAEGQDIPYDKADVNKSLNLFRKARYNHPKNFKDFEFEFFNAGHIPGSSTISLNYSGKRVVYTGDTKVSDTDLVKGADLSYTKEHIDCLIVESTYGDSNQENREEAEKNFINKIKETLDRGGIPLVPVFAVDRSQEILMILNKHDFGVPVYFDGLGRKITRIMLQYPAFLNHPDDLKAAFLNVTEVESKDRPKIIKEIRQNGGIIVSTAGMLEGGPIIPYITEFMKEPKNSLIFTGYQVEETAGRHLLETGKLEIGEFDVEPKFEIASYQFSAHGEMDELRHIVKKANPETLVIQHGEEEVVNVFKDWAVSEGFNENKVFAPKVGNRINLTEVLK comes from the coding sequence ATGGAACTTTATTTTAGAGGCGGTGCTTCTGAAGTTGGAAGAAGTTGTGTAGAGGTCAAAACCGAAAAAAGTACAGTTTTATTTGACTGCGGTGTAAAATTATCGTCTGAAGAATCAGAATATCCAATCCTAGATAATTTAAATGCAGATTGTGTCTTTGCATCACATGCACACCTCGATCACACGGGCGGAATTCCAGTACTCATCAGAAAAGGAATGGTTCCTGCAATTTATGCTACAGAAGTTACAAAAGCAATATCTAAAGAGCTTTTAAGAGATTCTATAAAAATTGCAGGTGCAGAAGGACAGGATATTCCTTACGATAAAGCGGATGTGAATAAATCATTAAATCTCTTTAGAAAAGCTCGCTACAATCACCCCAAAAATTTCAAAGATTTCGAGTTTGAATTTTTTAATGCAGGCCACATCCCTGGAAGTTCCACAATATCACTAAATTACAGTGGAAAACGAGTCGTTTACACGGGAGACACTAAAGTAAGCGATACGGATCTTGTAAAAGGTGCAGATCTGTCATATACAAAAGAACATATCGATTGCCTAATTGTTGAATCAACATACGGGGATAGCAATCAGGAAAATAGAGAAGAAGCTGAAAAAAATTTCATAAACAAAATAAAAGAAACACTTGATCGAGGAGGAATTCCCCTTGTTCCGGTATTTGCAGTTGATAGAAGTCAAGAAATCTTGATGATATTAAACAAGCACGATTTTGGAGTTCCAGTATACTTTGACGGCCTTGGAAGAAAAATTACAAGGATAATGTTGCAGTATCCTGCATTTTTAAACCATCCTGACGATTTAAAGGCAGCATTTTTGAACGTTACAGAAGTTGAATCAAAAGATAGGCCAAAAATAATAAAAGAAATCAGGCAGAACGGTGGAATAATTGTAAGTACTGCGGGAATGCTTGAAGGGGGCCCAATAATCCCATACATTACCGAATTTATGAAAGAACCTAAAAATTCGCTGATATTTACCGGATATCAAGTTGAAGAAACCGCTGGAAGGCACTTGCTTGAAACTGGAAAACTTGAGATAGGGGAATTCGATGTGGAACCGAAATTCGAAATTGCATCATATCAGTTTTCAGCACATGGCGAAATGGATGAATTAAGACATATTGTAAAAAAAGCAAATCCTGAAACCCTCGTAATCCAGCACGGTGAGGAAGAGGTTGTAAACGTATTCAAAGACTGGGCTGTTTCGGAAGGATTTAATGAAAATAAAGTATTCGCTCCAAAAGTTGGAAATAGAATAAACTTAACTGAAGTTTTAAAATAA
- a CDS encoding DUF211 domain-containing protein encodes MTKLRRMVLDVLKTHEPKLTDLAVKLCSVEGIDGVNVTVYEIDKSTENIKITIEGFNLDYDAIKAIIESMNGVIHSIDEVAAGKKLIDEVKTPQDRY; translated from the coding sequence TTGACCAAGTTACGGAGAATGGTTTTAGATGTTTTAAAAACACACGAACCAAAATTAACCGATTTAGCAGTTAAATTATGTTCTGTAGAAGGTATCGACGGTGTAAATGTAACCGTTTATGAAATAGACAAATCTACCGAAAATATTAAAATTACAATCGAAGGATTCAATCTCGACTATGACGCAATAAAAGCAATTATCGAATCTATGAATGGAGTAATCCACAGTATTGATGAGGTTGCAGCAGGTAAAAAGCTCATCGACGAAGTAAAAACTCCGCAAGATAGATACTAA
- a CDS encoding TatD family hydrolase yields MIDSHIHSDTRPYEDFELMATVFDCVITHAHDPLKMRSFDTALDYFDKILKSEIAKARKNGLNMKACIGIHPRAIPPKIDYEILREYLNKENVVGVGEIGLEKCSKEEIEVFENQISIAKEMNLPAVVHTPRTNKEAVTKNIIEVLDTMDLSIDFKKKIVIEHVTKETVPIIWENDYKLGITVQPQKLTPNDAVEILGEYCEKRFLLNSDSSSAPSDILGVPKTVLKLKMAGFEENVIKAVSHNNAAGLFNIN; encoded by the coding sequence ATGATTGATTCCCACATACATTCTGATACAAGACCTTACGAAGATTTTGAATTGATGGCAACCGTTTTCGACTGTGTTATAACCCATGCACACGATCCTTTAAAAATGAGATCTTTTGACACAGCTCTTGACTATTTCGACAAGATTTTGAAAAGTGAAATAGCAAAAGCACGAAAAAATGGTTTGAATATGAAAGCATGTATTGGAATTCATCCAAGAGCGATTCCGCCAAAAATAGATTATGAAATTTTAAGAGAATATCTAAACAAAGAAAATGTTGTTGGTGTTGGAGAAATCGGGCTTGAAAAATGTAGCAAGGAAGAAATTGAAGTTTTTGAAAACCAGATATCTATTGCAAAAGAAATGAATCTTCCAGCCGTAGTCCACACTCCAAGAACGAATAAAGAAGCTGTAACGAAAAATATTATTGAAGTCCTCGATACAATGGATTTATCGATCGATTTTAAGAAAAAAATAGTAATAGAGCACGTTACAAAAGAAACAGTGCCAATTATATGGGAAAACGACTATAAACTTGGAATAACAGTTCAGCCTCAAAAGTTAACTCCAAATGACGCCGTAGAAATACTTGGGGAATATTGCGAAAAGAGATTTTTACTAAATAGCGACAGTTCTTCAGCTCCGTCCGATATACTTGGGGTTCCAAAAACTGTTTTAAAGCTAAAAATGGCAGGATTTGAAGAAAATGTAATAAAAGCTGTTTCACATAACAATGCAGCAGGATTATTTAACATTAATTAA
- a CDS encoding epoxyqueuosine reductase, producing the protein MENLIENLIIEFVKNYAKEQNTKTKWLTPIVGFADSNDPEFLELKEIISEKHLTPKEVLSESKSVICYFLPFSKEINLGNVKPGLASETWAISYVETNKMIEKLNDYLSEKLGEMNYICSKIPPTHNFDKEKLISNWSHRHVAKIAGLGTFGLNNMLITEKGCNGRFGSLITSAKLKPSEKPNYEYCLYKYNGSCKLCIEKCEKQALKINEFNRKECYKVCLTNEKVYEKYGVADVCGKCLCAVPCSFTNPSKNLNDKLKDKNKE; encoded by the coding sequence ATGGAAAATTTAATTGAAAATCTTATTATTGAGTTTGTGAAAAATTATGCAAAAGAACAGAATACAAAAACAAAATGGTTGACCCCAATTGTTGGATTTGCAGATTCTAACGACCCAGAATTTTTAGAATTAAAAGAAATAATTTCGGAAAAACACCTAACTCCTAAAGAAGTATTGAGTGAATCAAAAAGTGTAATATGCTACTTTTTACCTTTTTCAAAAGAAATTAACCTTGGAAATGTAAAACCTGGCCTCGCATCTGAGACTTGGGCAATTTCTTATGTAGAAACAAACAAAATGATAGAAAAACTAAACGACTATCTCTCTGAAAAACTGGGTGAAATGAATTATATCTGCTCAAAAATTCCCCCGACACACAATTTCGATAAAGAAAAGCTGATAAGCAACTGGTCACACAGGCACGTTGCAAAAATTGCAGGGCTTGGTACTTTTGGACTAAACAACATGTTAATTACAGAAAAAGGATGTAACGGTCGATTCGGAAGTTTAATTACATCTGCAAAATTAAAACCTAGTGAAAAACCAAATTATGAATACTGTTTGTATAAGTATAATGGTTCTTGTAAACTTTGCATTGAAAAATGTGAAAAACAAGCTTTAAAAATAAATGAATTTAACCGAAAGGAATGTTATAAAGTATGTTTAACAAATGAAAAAGTTTATGAAAAATATGGGGTTGCAGATGTTTGTGGAAAATGTTTATGTGCAGTTCCGTGTTCTTTTACAAATCCATCAAAAAACTTAAACGATAAATTAAAAGATAAAAATAAAGAATAA
- the spt4 gene encoding transcription elongation factor subunit Spt4, which produces MNACLRCKYITREDTCPICGFDTSDNVRGLLIVLDPHNSEVAKKAGIDIKGKYALSVK; this is translated from the coding sequence ATGAATGCATGTTTAAGATGCAAATACATCACAAGAGAAGATACTTGCCCAATTTGTGGATTTGATACTTCGGATAACGTTAGAGGTTTATTGATTGTACTCGATCCTCACAACTCAGAAGTTGCAAAAAAAGCAGGAATTGACATAAAAGGAAAATATGCATTGAGCGTTAAATAA
- a CDS encoding dihydroorotate dehydrogenase has translation MLKTKLWDIEFKNPVFLAAGVMGETGSALKRMAKNGAGAVCTKSVGIEKKPGHNNPTMVEVEGGFLNAMGLPNPGAEEYVEEIGRIKEEMKRMDVKIIGSIYGKNDVEFQKAAEIIVPHVDVLELNISCPHAGGGYGSSIGQDPCLCKNVVSAVKDVSDIPVIAKLTPNVTDIKEIANAVVNAGADGIVAINTLGPGMVIDIESGVPILGNKVGGMSGKAIKPIAVKNVYDIFSAVDVPVIGVGGVTTGADAIEFMMAGASAVQVGTGVYYRGYDIFQKINEEIEEYLLKKDLKMSDIIGIAQK, from the coding sequence ATGCTAAAAACTAAACTTTGGGATATTGAATTTAAAAATCCAGTATTTCTTGCGGCAGGCGTCATGGGAGAAACTGGAAGTGCATTAAAAAGGATGGCGAAAAACGGTGCAGGGGCAGTATGTACCAAATCAGTTGGAATTGAAAAGAAACCTGGACACAACAATCCAACAATGGTTGAAGTTGAAGGTGGCTTTTTAAATGCAATGGGACTTCCAAATCCTGGTGCAGAGGAATATGTCGAAGAAATTGGGCGAATAAAAGAAGAAATGAAAAGAATGGACGTTAAAATCATCGGTTCAATTTACGGTAAAAACGATGTTGAATTTCAAAAAGCTGCTGAAATAATTGTACCACATGTAGATGTTTTGGAACTAAACATTTCATGTCCCCATGCAGGCGGGGGATACGGCTCATCAATTGGTCAGGATCCCTGCCTTTGTAAAAACGTGGTATCTGCCGTAAAAGATGTTTCAGACATTCCAGTAATTGCAAAATTAACTCCAAATGTAACTGATATAAAAGAAATTGCAAATGCAGTTGTAAATGCCGGGGCTGATGGAATTGTTGCAATAAACACGCTTGGTCCAGGAATGGTAATCGATATCGAATCAGGCGTTCCAATACTTGGAAATAAAGTTGGTGGAATGAGCGGAAAAGCGATAAAACCTATCGCAGTTAAAAATGTTTATGATATTTTTTCAGCAGTAGATGTTCCCGTAATTGGGGTTGGTGGAGTTACGACCGGAGCTGATGCAATAGAATTCATGATGGCAGGAGCTTCTGCAGTTCAGGTTGGAACTGGAGTTTACTACCGAGGATATGATATATTCCAAAAAATAAATGAAGAAATTGAAGAATATCTCCTGAAAAAAGATTTAAAAATGTCAGATATCATCGGAATTGCCCAGAAATAA
- the rnp3 gene encoding ribonuclease P protein component 3: MLEGIFDINHIFDEDGIKTLKRFGWDGSVAVQNHNEYSEEIINSAVEYGEKHDFKVFSGVKISTKNQNEMEKAVKKYRNKADILLVEGGDIKINRRVLEMNDVDILSTPELNRMDNGLDHILARLGSTNRVAIELNFGNLLKSRNYDRSKILWAFQRNLKLAKKYDTPVVISSGASDIYGIKAPGDLRGFLNTVTDPLYSKKIMETTSKIIDYRLYLKKDTVLTLGIEIVEE; this comes from the coding sequence ATGCTTGAAGGAATTTTTGATATAAATCATATTTTTGATGAAGACGGGATAAAGACGTTAAAACGATTTGGATGGGACGGTAGCGTTGCAGTTCAAAATCATAACGAATATTCCGAAGAAATAATCAACAGTGCAGTTGAATATGGGGAAAAACACGATTTTAAAGTATTTTCGGGAGTAAAAATTTCAACAAAAAATCAAAATGAAATGGAAAAAGCAGTTAAAAAATACAGAAATAAAGCTGATATTTTACTTGTTGAAGGTGGAGATATTAAAATAAACAGGAGAGTCCTTGAAATGAATGATGTTGATATTTTATCTACTCCTGAATTAAATAGGATGGATAATGGACTTGACCACATCCTTGCAAGACTCGGCAGTACAAATCGTGTTGCAATTGAATTGAATTTTGGAAATCTTTTAAAAAGCAGAAATTACGATAGATCAAAAATTTTATGGGCATTTCAAAGAAATTTAAAACTTGCCAAAAAATACGACACTCCGGTTGTAATTTCAAGCGGTGCAAGCGATATTTATGGAATAAAGGCTCCAGGAGATCTCAGAGGATTTTTAAACACAGTAACTGATCCCTTATATTCAAAAAAAATAATGGAAACGACATCAAAAATAATTGATTACAGACTTTATTTGAAAAAAGATACCGTTTTAACTCTTGGAATTGAAATTGTTGAAGAATAA